From a single Nicotiana tomentosiformis chromosome 2, ASM39032v3, whole genome shotgun sequence genomic region:
- the LOC104105169 gene encoding indole-3-acetic acid-amido synthetase GH3.6-like produces MERNVANEAPKATIMAEDYKKDLEFIEEVTSNVDEVQMRVLAEILSQNAHVEYLQRHNLNGSTDRETFKKVVPVITYEDIQPDIKRIAYGDKSPILCSQPISELLSSSGTSGGESKLIPTTEPEIGRRLQLHKLVMSVLSQVAPDSGKGKGMYFMFISPEQKTPGGLIARFLTTSYYNSPYFNYSRLHNPHCNYTSPTAAILCPDSYQSMYSQMLCGLCQNNQVLRVGSFFATSFVRAIRFLEKHWSLLCNDIRSGTINTQITDPLVREAVMEVLKPDPTLADFIEVECTKDSWQGIITRLWPNTKYVDAIVTGSMSQYIPILDYYSNNLPLISTLYASSESHFGINLNPFCKPSDVSYTLIPTMCYFEFLPYRGNSGVIDSISMPKSLNEKEQQQLVDLADVKIGQEYELVVTTYSGLYRYRVGDVLQVAGYKNNAPRFNFLCRENVVLSIGADFTNEVELQNAVKNAVGNLVPFDSQVTEYTSYVDITTIPSHYVIFWELNANDSTPVPPSVFEDCCLTIEESLNYFYREGRASNESIGPLEIRVLEIGTFDKLMDYCMSLGASMNQYKTPRCLKYAPLIELLNSRVVSSYFSPMCPKWVPGYKKWDGNN; encoded by the exons ATGGAAAGAAACGTAGCTAATGAGGCACCAAAGGCCACAATAATGGCGGAGGATTACAAGAAGGATCTTGAGTTCATTGAAGAGGTGACTAGCAATGTTGATGAGGTCCAAATGAGAGTTCTTGCTGAAATCCTCTCCCAGAATGCACATGTTGAGTACTTGCAACGCCATAATCTCAATGGCAGCACTGATAGAGAGACATTCAAGAAAGTCGTACCTGTCATCACTTATGAAGATATTCAGCCTGATATCAAACGCATAGCCTATGGTGATAAATCTCCTATCCTCTGCTCCCAACCCATCTCTGAATTATTGTCAAG TTCTGGCACCTCTGGAGGGGAGAGCAAATTGATACCAACAACAGAGCCAGAGATTGGGAGGAGACTACAGCTTCACAAACTTGTGATGTCTGTGTTGAGCCAAGTGGCTCCAGATTCTGGAAAGGGCAAAGGAATGTATTTCATGTTCATAAGCCCTGAACAAAAGACCCCAGGAGGATTAATAGCTCGCTTTCTTACAACTAGTTATTACAATAGTCCTTACTTCAACTACAGTCGTCTTCATAACCCCCATTGTAACTACACTAGTCCAACTGCAGCCATTCTCTGCCCAGACTCTTACCAAAGCATGTATTCCCAAATGCTTTGTGGCCTCTGCCAAAACAACCAAGTCCTCCGTGTTGGCTCCTTTTTTGCGACCAGCTTCGTTCGTGCCATCCGATTCCTGGAGAAGCACTGGTCTCTACTTTGTAACGATATCCGAAGCGGAACCATTAACACTCAAATAACTGATCCTTTAGTGAGAGAGGCAGTGATGGAAGTCCTCAAACCTGACCCAACATTAGCTGATTTCATTGAGGTTGAATGCACCAAAGATTCATGGCAAGGGATCATCACTAGGTTATGGCCTAATACCAAGTATGTGGATGCTATTGTGACTGGATCCATGTCACAATATATACCGATACTTGATTATTACAGCAACAACCTCCCTCTTATCAGTACTCTGTATGCTTCCTCGGAAAGCCACTTTGGAATCAACTTGAACCCTTTTTGTAAGCCCAGTGATGTCTCTTACACCCTTATTCCCACCATGTGCTATTTTGAGTTCTTACCGTATCGCGGAAACAGTGGAGTCATTGATTCTATATCCATGCCCAAGTCGCTTAATGAGAAAGAACAACAACAATTGGTTGATTTGGCTGATGTCAAGATTGGCCAGGAGTACGAGCTTGTTGTTACCACATATTCTG GACTCTACAGATATAGAGTCGGTGATGTGCTTCAGGTTGCTGGATACAAGAACAACGCGCCTCGATTCAACTTCCTATGCCGGGAAAATGTAGTCTTGAGTATTGGTGCTGACTTCACTAATGAAGTTGAGCTACAAAACGCAGTGAAAAATGCAGTGGGCAATCTGGTGCCATTTGATTCTCAGGTAACCGAGTACACCAGCTATGTCGATATTACCACCATTCCAAGCCACTATGTCATATTCTGGGAACTGAATGCGAATGACTCTACCCCAGTTCCTCCTTCAGTCTTTGAAGATTGTTGCCTCACAATTGAAGAATCTCTTAACTACTTCTACCGCGAGGGCCGTGCGTCTAATGAATCCATCGGGCCTCTAGAAATTAGGGTGTTGGAAATTGGAACTTTTGACAAGCTCATGGACTACTGCATGAGCTTAGGTGCTTCCATGAACCAATACAAGACGCCCCGCTGTTTGAAATATGCACCCCTTATTGAGCTATTGAACTCTAGGGTCGTGTCCAGCTACTTCAGTCCCATGTGTCCAAAATGGGTTCCTGGCTACAAGAAATGGGACGGCAACAATTAA
- the LOC104105171 gene encoding indole-3-acetic acid-amido synthetase GH3.6-like: MERSVANEAPKATIMVEDYKKNLEFIEEVTSNVDEVQCRVLAEILSQNAHVEYLQRYNLNGSTDRETFKKLVPVITYEDIQPDIKRIAYGDKSPILCSQPISELLSSSGTSGGESKLIPSTEAALGRRLQLLKLLMSVMSQVAPDFGKGKGMYFMFISSEQKTPGGLLARFFTTSFYKSPYINCGYPCRKFTSPTATILCQDSYQSMYSQMLCGLCQNQEVLRVGSLFATGFIRGIRFLEKHWSLLCNDIRNGTINTQITDPSVREAVMEILKPDPKLADFIEAECSKDSWQGIITRLWPNTKYVDAILTGSMSQYIPILDYYSNSLPLISTLYGSSECHFGINLNPFCKPSEVSYTLIPTMCYFEFLPYHGNSGVIDSISMPKSLNEKEQQQLVDLADVEIGQEYELVVTTYSGLYRYRVGDVLRVAGYKNNAPRFNFLCRENVILSIGADFTNEVELQNAVKNAVGDLMPFDSQVTEYTSYVDITTIPSHYVIFWELNANDSTPVPPSVFEDCCLTIEESLNYFYREGRASNASIGPLEIRVVEIGTFDKLMDYCSSLGASMNQYKTPRCVKYAPLIELLNSRVVSRYFSPMCPKWVPGYKKWNNTS; encoded by the exons ATGGAAAGAAGTGTAGCTAATGAGGCACCAAAGGCCACAATAATGGTGGAGGACTACAAGAAGAATCTTGAGTTCATTGAAGAGGTGACTAGCAATGTTGATGAGGTCCAATGCAGAGTTCTTGCTGAAATCCTCTCCCAGAATGCACATGTTGAGTACTTGCAACGCTATAATCTCAATGGCAGCACTGATAGAGAGACATTCAAGAAACTCGTACCTGTCATCACTTATGAAGATATTCAGCCTGATATCAAACGTATAGCCTATGGTGATAAATCTCCTATTCTCTGCTCCCAACCCATCTCTGAATTATTGTCAAG TTCTGGCACGTCTGGAGGGGAGAGCAAATTGATACCATCAACAGAGGCAGCGCTTGGGAGGAGATTACAGCTTCTAAAACTTCTGATGTCTGTGATGAGCCAAGTGGCTCCAGATTTTGGAAAGGGTAAAGGAATGTATTTCATGTTCATAAGTTCTGAACAGAAGACCCCAGGAGGATTACTAGCACGCTTTTTTACAACTAGTTTTTACAAGAGTCCTTATATCAACTGCGGATACCCCTGCAGGAAATTCACTAGTCCAACGGCAACCATTCTTTGCCAAGACTCTTACCAAAGTATGTACTCGCAAATGCTCTGTGGCCTCTGCCAAAACCAAGAAGTCCTCCGTGTTGGCTCGCTTTTTGCAACCGGCTTCATTCGTGGCATCCGTTTCTTGGAGAAGCATTGGTCTCTACTTTGTAACGATATCCGAAACGGAACCATTAACACCCAAATTACAGATCCTTCAGTGAGAGAAGCAGTGATGGAAATCCTCAAACCTGACCCAAAATTAGCTGATTTCATTGAGGCTGAATGCAGCAAAGACTCATGGCAAGGAATCATCACTAGGTTGTGGCCTAATACCAAGTATGTGGATGCTATTTTGACTGGATCCATGTCACAATATATACCGATACTTGATTATTACAGCAATAGCCTCCCTCTTATCAGTACTTTGTATGGTTCCTCAGAATGCCACTTTGGAATCAACTTGAACCCTTTTTGTAAGCCCAGTGAAGTCTCTTACACCCTTATTCCCACCATGTGCTATTTTGAGTTCTTACCATATCACGGAAATAGTGGAGTCATTGATTCTATCTCCATGCCCAAGTCGCTTAATGAGAAAGAACAACAACAATTGGTTGATTTGGCTGATGTCGAGATTGGCCAGGAGTACGAGCTTGTTGTTACCACATATTCTG GACTCTACAGATATAGAGTCGGTGATGTGCTTCGGGTTGCTGGATACAAGAACAACGCGCCTCGATTCAACTTCCTATGCCGGGAAAATGTAATCTTGAGCATTGGCGCTGACTTCACTAATGAAGTTGAGCTACAAAACGCAGTGAAAAATGCAGTGGGCGATCTGATGCCATTTGATTCTCAGGTAACCGAGTACACCAGCTATGTCGATATTACCACCATTCCAAGCCACTATGTCATATTCTGGGAGCTGAATGCGAATGACTCTACCCCAGTTCCTCCTTCAGTCTTTGAAGATTGCTGCCTCACAATTGAAGAATCTCTTAACTACTTCTACCGCGAGGGCCGTGCGTCTAATGCATCCATCGGGCCTCTAGAAATTAGGGTGGTGGAAATTGGAACTTTTGACAAGCTCATGGACTACTGCAGTAGCTTAGGTGCTTCCATGAACCAATACAAGACACCCCGTTGTGTCAAATATGCACCCCTTATTGAGCTATTGAACTCTAGGGTCGTGTCCAGATACTTCAGTCCCATGTGTCCAAAATGGGTTCCTGGCTACAAGAAATGGAACAACACTAGTTAA